Proteins encoded in a region of the Malaciobacter mytili LMG 24559 genome:
- the trmB gene encoding tRNA (guanosine(46)-N7)-methyltransferase TrmB, translating to MPHIVFNNYEDIKTPFEKNGVLFNFCAQSYNFTDKERRTEYKIGVSYENKEFLLTLKNKNEDKMLKADKITRVTPVTIVKEALNSFIQKVEGNIVFSNTNSFTALKIQPQKEYLKEIDYFVNEFQTTKEIQIEIGFGSGRHLLYQAKNNPDVQFIGLEIHTPSIEQLLKQLKIQNITNVLVVNYDARLFMEFINSNKVGKIFVHFPVPWDKKPHRRIYSNAFIDEALRVLKPSGTLELRTDSRKYFDFCVGLLTNLNSGKITIDINKDLQVSSKYEDRWKKQGKHIYDVVLEAQKEDEDINLKHDFSFDEIDLEKLVKNIPSKPMVEEDFVINIEEVFTIDKDSGLIQVTIGSFNRPLSKYIYIENKKARYFQGNPLPTSANIKAHERLKEILK from the coding sequence ATGCCACATATCGTATTTAATAATTATGAAGATATTAAGACACCATTTGAAAAAAATGGTGTCTTATTTAATTTTTGTGCACAATCATATAACTTTACAGATAAAGAAAGAAGAACAGAGTATAAAATAGGTGTAAGTTATGAAAACAAAGAGTTTTTATTAACTTTAAAAAATAAAAATGAAGATAAGATGTTAAAAGCAGATAAAATAACAAGAGTTACACCTGTAACAATAGTTAAAGAGGCTTTAAATAGTTTTATACAAAAAGTAGAAGGTAATATAGTATTTTCAAATACTAATAGTTTTACTGCTCTTAAAATACAACCACAAAAAGAGTATTTAAAAGAGATTGATTATTTTGTAAATGAGTTTCAAACTACTAAAGAGATTCAAATTGAAATTGGTTTTGGAAGTGGAAGACATCTACTTTATCAAGCAAAAAATAATCCTGATGTTCAATTTATTGGTTTAGAGATACATACTCCTTCAATAGAGCAACTTTTAAAACAATTAAAAATTCAAAATATTACAAATGTATTAGTAGTAAATTATGATGCAAGACTATTTATGGAATTTATTAATTCAAATAAAGTAGGAAAAATCTTTGTTCATTTCCCTGTGCCTTGGGATAAAAAACCACATAGAAGAATCTATTCAAATGCTTTTATAGATGAAGCATTAAGAGTTTTAAAACCTTCTGGAACTTTAGAACTTAGAACAGATAGTAGAAAGTATTTTGATTTTTGTGTAGGTCTTCTTACAAATTTAAATAGTGGAAAAATCACTATTGATATTAATAAAGATTTACAAGTATCTAGTAAATATGAAGATAGATGGAAAAAACAAGGTAAACATATTTATGATGTGGTATTAGAAGCACAAAAAGAAGATGAAGATATAAACTTAAAACATGATTTTTCATTTGATGAGATTGATTTAGAAAAACTAGTAAAAAATATCCCTTCTAAACCTATGGTTGAAGAAGATTTTGTAATAAATATTGAAGAAGTTTTTACAATAGATAAAGATTCTGGACTTATTCAAGTAACTATTGGAAGTTTTAATAGACCACTTAGCAAATATATCTATATTGAAAATAAAAAAGCTAGATATTTCCAAGGAAATCCTCTTCCAACAAGTGCAAATATAAAAGCTCATGAAAGGTTAAAAGAGATTTTAAAATAA
- a CDS encoding fibronectin type III domain-containing protein has product MKNLMKITSSLALIILVSGCSYKGDLLDPKKPKIDDTLEVVDSNSIRTIADINAIAFEWRKVDDSRVVGYHFYRANLEKDGTKLQLIDTIKNKYATHYVDTEVEPNTKYVYKISSATKSDIESRTTSDYVVSTLDVPEGVSFIQAISNLPRQIKIVWRPHTNERIAYYKIEKSSPQTPKWEKLAEVEGRLQAEYIDEDLKDNVVYNYRVIAYTFDDIATKPSEIVKAQTKALPNGTTQLNATNDKPRKIILNWQPSESSDVLKYNIYRSSSATGGFSLVKTVNAQTLNFEDFVNEDGKIYFYKVTTTDVDNLESSKEINAVMGSTLAKVNKPIITLAQIQGERAILNWQSADKRTVSYNVYKTIKDGFFDKKTIKITGIDALRYEDKDIVRGVEYSYAIQAVDEFGIASEKTAPTELVLPKLKELN; this is encoded by the coding sequence ATGAAAAACTTGATGAAAATAACATCATCACTTGCTTTAATAATTTTAGTTAGTGGGTGTAGTTATAAAGGAGATTTATTAGATCCTAAAAAACCAAAAATTGATGATACTTTAGAAGTTGTTGATTCTAATTCAATTAGAACAATAGCAGATATTAATGCCATTGCCTTTGAATGGAGAAAAGTTGATGATAGTAGAGTTGTGGGATACCACTTCTATAGAGCAAATCTTGAAAAAGACGGAACTAAACTACAATTAATTGATACAATTAAAAATAAATATGCAACACATTATGTTGATACTGAAGTTGAACCAAATACAAAATATGTTTATAAAATTTCAAGTGCAACAAAAAGCGATATTGAATCAAGAACAACAAGTGATTATGTAGTATCAACACTAGATGTTCCTGAAGGTGTTAGTTTTATACAAGCAATTTCAAATCTTCCAAGACAAATTAAAATTGTATGGAGACCACATACAAATGAAAGAATTGCTTACTATAAAATAGAAAAAAGTTCACCACAAACTCCAAAATGGGAAAAATTAGCTGAAGTTGAAGGAAGATTACAAGCTGAATATATAGATGAAGATTTAAAAGATAATGTTGTTTATAATTATAGAGTAATTGCTTATACTTTTGATGATATTGCAACAAAACCAAGTGAAATAGTAAAAGCTCAAACAAAAGCTCTTCCTAATGGAACAACACAATTAAATGCAACAAATGATAAACCAAGAAAAATAATCTTAAATTGGCAACCTTCTGAATCTTCTGATGTATTAAAATATAATATTTATAGAAGTTCAAGTGCAACAGGTGGTTTTTCTTTAGTAAAAACAGTAAATGCACAAACTTTAAATTTTGAAGATTTTGTAAATGAAGATGGAAAAATCTATTTTTATAAGGTTACAACTACAGATGTTGATAACTTAGAAAGTAGTAAAGAAATAAATGCTGTTATGGGTTCAACATTAGCAAAAGTTAATAAACCTATTATCACTCTAGCTCAAATTCAAGGAGAAAGAGCTATATTAAACTGGCAAAGTGCTGATAAAAGAACAGTTAGTTACAATGTATATAAAACAATCAAAGATGGTTTTTTTGATAAAAAAACTATAAAAATAACTGGAATAGATGCCTTAAGATATGAAGATAAAGATATTGTAAGAGGTGTTGAATATAGTTATGCAATACAAGCAGTTGATGAATTTGGAATTGCTTCTGAAAAAACTGCACCAACAGAATTAGTATTACCAAAATTGAAAGAGTTAAATTAA
- a CDS encoding RluA family pseudouridine synthase, with product MNKNFIVQETNRLDKFLALHIDASRNQIEQLIKKGFVKVEGKVIEKTGIKLKENQNIEVNFPEAEISPIKDEEFLKNSLKDKDVEIIYEDEHILVINKPYNLTVHEAPSVKDATLVDWLKLKNISLSTISGEERHGIVHRLDKGTSGVMVVAKSNEAHVNLAKQLEDKSMGRYYLAIIDLPLKENLVIEKPISRNPTNRLKMAIIENGKNAKSAFCKIALSKNEKYELIAAKLFTGRTHQIRVHISSINRHILGDNLYGFKGELNKINRFYLHAYSLYLYHPTTNEKMNFKAKIPNDMKEFLENNFERNGLNEKLDENNIITCFNNFS from the coding sequence ATGAATAAAAATTTTATTGTTCAAGAGACAAATAGACTAGATAAATTTTTAGCGTTGCATATAGACGCATCAAGAAATCAAATAGAACAACTAATAAAGAAGGGTTTTGTAAAGGTTGAAGGTAAGGTTATTGAAAAAACTGGGATAAAATTAAAAGAGAATCAAAATATAGAAGTAAATTTTCCAGAAGCTGAAATTTCACCCATAAAAGATGAAGAATTTTTAAAAAATTCATTAAAAGATAAAGATGTTGAAATTATTTATGAAGATGAACATATTTTAGTAATAAATAAACCTTATAATTTAACAGTGCATGAAGCCCCAAGTGTAAAAGATGCAACCTTAGTTGATTGGCTTAAACTAAAAAATATCTCTTTATCTACAATTAGTGGAGAAGAACGACATGGGATTGTTCATAGATTAGATAAAGGAACTAGTGGTGTTATGGTTGTGGCAAAATCAAATGAAGCTCATGTTAATTTAGCTAAACAGCTTGAAGATAAATCAATGGGAAGATATTATTTAGCAATAATTGATTTACCTTTAAAAGAAAATTTAGTTATTGAAAAACCAATTTCTAGAAATCCAACAAATAGACTTAAAATGGCAATAATTGAAAATGGTAAAAATGCAAAGTCTGCTTTTTGTAAAATTGCATTAAGTAAAAATGAAAAATATGAGCTTATAGCAGCAAAACTTTTTACAGGAAGAACACATCAGATTAGAGTTCATATAAGTTCGATAAATAGGCATATACTAGGGGATAATTTATATGGATTTAAGGGCGAATTAAATAAAATAAATAGATTTTATCTACACGCTTATAGTTTATATTTATATCATCCTACTACAAATGAAAAGATGAACTTTAAAGCTAAGATACCAAATGATATGAAAGAGTTTTTAGAAAATAACTTTGAAAGGAATGGACTGAATGAAAAACTTGATGAAAATAACATCATCACTTGCTTTAATAATTTTAGTTAG
- a CDS encoding FtsW/RodA/SpoVE family cell cycle protein gives MRIFDKRIVSHFDYVLIIFILPLILLSYHLINETNEILANKQLVYFSISLLAFIGVFIFPIRKNIRFIPFLYWLGIILLLAVEFFGEARLGARRWLSIPFINTTIQPSELIKPVFILMLGYLIQNRPPQSGGYNLKDFIYFSFYILLPFVLIAKEPDLGTALVLLLVGYGILFIIGVNWKIWATIILFIGISSPLSYTYLIKDYQKKRIKDFISEKPSYHVQQSIIAIGSGGLSGKESDEATQTQLKFLPIATSDFIFAFFVERYGFLGAVGLICLYALIIFHLLLMNYYFKDDYVIRVFASGLGLLIFLNMSVNILMVIGFAPVVGLPLPLFSYGGSSFINFIVLFAILENLLAFRFMDMYEFERKL, from the coding sequence ATGCGAATATTTGATAAGAGAATTGTATCTCATTTTGATTATGTATTAATTATATTTATTTTACCATTAATCTTATTATCATATCATTTGATAAATGAAACAAATGAAATTTTAGCTAATAAGCAATTGGTATATTTTTCTATTTCACTACTGGCTTTTATTGGTGTATTTATTTTTCCAATAAGAAAAAATATTAGGTTTATTCCTTTTTTATATTGGTTAGGAATAATATTACTTTTAGCAGTGGAATTTTTTGGTGAAGCAAGGCTTGGGGCTAGGAGATGGTTGAGTATTCCTTTTATAAATACTACAATACAGCCCTCAGAATTAATAAAACCTGTTTTTATTTTAATGTTAGGTTATCTAATTCAAAATAGACCACCTCAATCTGGTGGATATAATTTAAAAGATTTTATATACTTTTCATTTTATATTCTTTTGCCTTTTGTTTTAATAGCAAAAGAGCCTGACTTAGGAACAGCTTTAGTTTTATTACTTGTAGGTTATGGAATTTTATTTATTATTGGAGTTAATTGGAAAATTTGGGCTACTATTATTCTTTTTATAGGAATTAGTTCCCCTTTATCTTATACTTATTTAATAAAAGATTACCAAAAGAAAAGAATAAAAGATTTTATTTCAGAAAAACCAAGCTATCACGTTCAACAATCAATTATTGCAATAGGTTCGGGTGGACTTAGTGGAAAAGAAAGTGATGAAGCAACTCAAACACAGCTTAAGTTTTTACCTATTGCTACAAGTGATTTTATTTTTGCTTTTTTTGTTGAAAGATATGGTTTTTTAGGTGCAGTAGGGCTTATTTGTTTATATGCTTTAATAATATTTCACCTTTTATTAATGAATTACTATTTTAAAGATGATTATGTCATTAGAGTCTTTGCTTCAGGCTTAGGACTTTTAATTTTCTTAAATATGAGTGTAAATATTCTTATGGTTATAGGATTTGCACCTGTTGTTGGACTTCCTTTGCCTTTATTTTCTTATGGCGGAAGTTCTTTTATTAATTTTATAGTTTTATTTGCTATTTTGGAAAATTTATTAGCATTTAGATTTATGGATATGTATGAATTTGAAAGAAAATTATAA
- a CDS encoding phosphate/phosphite/phosphonate ABC transporter substrate-binding protein, with protein MRFFILSIFFTISLFSKNLIIGVIPYKSKEELVKVYSPLLEYINKNSEYKLELIVSRDYKHLISLIKKNQIDIASLGSYLYIKNLNELENTNYLATSLRLINDKITWYYNSFIITKMQNNEINSIKDLKGKRFGFTDKNSTSGFLYPNFMLKEEGIDYKKDFSKYFFLKKHNRVIEALLNNSIDAAGTFDQVVYDTQKLYANQIKILAVSYPIPLDVFISSSKLNFQDTNNIKKLLLEYKAKPEINQILGFTKVKENVFEDIKSIIKSNNY; from the coding sequence ATGAGATTTTTTATTTTAAGTATATTTTTTACTATTTCACTTTTTTCAAAAAATCTTATAATTGGAGTAATTCCATATAAATCAAAAGAAGAACTAGTAAAGGTATATTCTCCTTTATTAGAATATATTAATAAAAATAGTGAATATAAACTAGAATTAATAGTTAGTAGAGACTACAAACATCTAATTTCACTTATTAAAAAAAATCAAATTGATATAGCATCACTTGGTAGCTATTTATATATAAAAAATCTTAATGAATTGGAAAATACAAATTACTTAGCAACAAGCTTAAGATTAATAAATGATAAAATAACTTGGTATTACAATAGCTTTATCATTACAAAAATGCAAAATAATGAAATAAATAGTATAAAAGATTTAAAAGGAAAAAGATTTGGATTTACTGATAAAAATTCAACTTCTGGATTTTTATATCCAAATTTTATGCTAAAAGAAGAAGGTATAGATTATAAAAAAGATTTTTCTAAATATTTCTTTTTAAAAAAGCATAATAGAGTAATAGAAGCTTTATTAAATAACTCAATTGATGCAGCAGGAACTTTTGATCAAGTTGTTTATGATACTCAAAAACTTTACGCAAATCAAATAAAAATCTTAGCTGTTAGTTACCCTATACCTTTAGATGTTTTTATCTCTTCTTCAAAATTAAACTTTCAAGATACAAATAATATAAAAAAACTTTTATTAGAATATAAAGCAAAACCGGAAATAAATCAAATTTTAGGATTTACAAAAGTTAAAGAAAATGTTTTTGAAGATATTAAAAGTATAATAAAAAGCAATAATTATTAA
- a CDS encoding GGDEF domain-containing protein, producing MNLYTKIFVTALIPLIIIISISFIQIDHVINNQIKNFYKKELKDKSIISNKINEIIKQIYVNLNIISSVYEVKDAFRFNDNDLLTIWGKKFLDSQKMIFFVDLNAVVLSRAHDEFKFSDTLINKDFYKILKTNGVLHKIDYIDNTLCLIIGKKVLQYGKSVGFILIAQEIKSNFLENLENGTLFNLSVKKNIDINKIEKIEDILIYNSLLDKDIEATKKLREFLFFSLLSLVIFLSILLFIIIKKHLKPYIKLTEILSSFSNNKISLIQLRKDVKQIYKTNVMHEINSIAKAIQSMAIQVQKDKIKLERLSQIDQLTQVYNRRKIDSIFSLKFEEARRYNTIFSIIILDIDYFKAINDKYGHDMGDKVLVEFARILRTNIRVTDYIARFGGEEFLIVCTRTNAAECKKLCEKLRDKIRNININGLKISSSFGYVEYDSNFTSKDHMFKIADNFLYEAKNSGRDCIKG from the coding sequence ATGAACCTATATACAAAAATCTTTGTAACTGCATTAATTCCTCTTATTATAATTATATCTATAAGTTTTATTCAAATTGACCATGTAATAAATAATCAAATTAAAAACTTTTATAAAAAAGAGTTAAAAGATAAATCAATTATAAGCAATAAAATAAATGAAATTATAAAACAAATATATGTTAATTTAAATATAATTTCTTCTGTTTATGAAGTAAAAGATGCTTTTAGGTTCAATGATAATGACCTTCTTACAATATGGGGTAAAAAGTTTTTAGACTCTCAAAAAATGATTTTTTTTGTGGACTTAAATGCAGTTGTATTATCAAGAGCCCATGATGAATTTAAATTTTCTGATACTTTAATAAATAAAGATTTTTATAAAATACTTAAAACAAATGGTGTTTTACATAAAATTGATTATATTGATAATACTTTATGCTTAATAATTGGGAAAAAAGTTCTTCAATATGGGAAAAGTGTTGGTTTTATCTTAATTGCTCAAGAAATTAAGAGTAACTTTTTAGAAAATTTAGAAAATGGTACGCTTTTTAATCTATCAGTAAAAAAGAATATAGATATAAATAAAATAGAAAAAATAGAAGATATTTTAATTTATAATTCTTTACTTGATAAAGATATTGAAGCAACTAAAAAGTTAAGAGAATTTCTTTTCTTTTCATTACTTTCATTAGTTATATTTTTATCAATACTACTTTTTATTATTATAAAAAAACATCTAAAACCATATATAAAATTAACAGAAATTCTATCTTCTTTTTCTAATAATAAAATCTCTTTAATACAATTAAGAAAAGATGTAAAACAAATATATAAAACAAATGTGATGCATGAAATAAACTCTATTGCAAAAGCTATTCAAAGTATGGCAATACAAGTTCAAAAAGATAAAATTAAACTTGAAAGGTTATCTCAAATTGATCAATTAACTCAAGTTTATAATAGAAGAAAAATAGATTCTATTTTTAGTTTAAAATTTGAAGAAGCAAGAAGATACAACACAATTTTTTCAATAATTATCTTAGATATTGATTATTTTAAAGCCATAAATGATAAGTATGGACATGATATGGGAGATAAAGTTTTAGTAGAATTTGCAAGAATTTTAAGAACTAATATTAGAGTAACTGATTATATAGCAAGATTTGGTGGAGAAGAGTTTTTAATAGTTTGTACAAGAACAAATGCAGCGGAGTGTAAAAAACTTTGTGAAAAACTAAGAGATAAAATACGTAATATAAATATTAATGGATTAAAAATCTCTTCAAGTTTTGGATATGTGGAATATGATAGTAATTTTACTTCAAAAGACCATATGTTTAAAATTGCTGATAATTTCTTATATGAAGCAAAAAATTCAGGAAGAGACTGTATAAAAGGATAA
- a CDS encoding energy transducer TonB: protein MKTIILAFILSITIHILFLYNYKLEKKEEKVEKTFDKKAKDNKSTITYVKLTKPKPIVKEVVKPKEQVVQKEYKKELKKVPKKIEPQKKEKKPIIPIKKEAKKQIQKEEQNFKKVQEEIKPQERRKSVDKKSLENFLLSEPVLDKELLDEVTKSYIKLYGEEYNKFTKVQKAFLQNSLKKIGEITQRYLYEKGYPRIAVRTGQQGVNVVEFFLYPNGDIKDLKIINSSSYATLDKNTIETIEIAYKDYPRPKEVTKIRIYVYYRLY, encoded by the coding sequence ATGAAAACGATTATACTAGCATTTATTTTATCAATAACTATTCATATTTTATTTTTATACAACTATAAACTGGAAAAAAAAGAAGAAAAAGTTGAAAAAACTTTTGATAAAAAAGCAAAAGATAATAAAAGCACAATTACTTATGTAAAGCTAACAAAACCTAAACCTATTGTAAAAGAGGTTGTTAAACCAAAAGAACAAGTAGTACAAAAAGAGTATAAAAAAGAATTAAAAAAAGTTCCTAAAAAAATAGAACCACAAAAAAAAGAAAAAAAACCTATAATTCCCATAAAAAAAGAAGCAAAAAAACAAATTCAAAAAGAAGAACAAAACTTTAAAAAAGTTCAAGAGGAAATAAAACCGCAAGAAAGAAGAAAAAGTGTTGATAAAAAATCTTTAGAAAACTTTTTATTAAGTGAGCCTGTATTAGATAAAGAGTTACTAGATGAAGTTACAAAAAGCTATATAAAACTATATGGAGAAGAGTATAATAAATTTACAAAAGTTCAAAAAGCTTTCTTACAAAATAGTTTAAAAAAAATTGGAGAAATAACTCAAAGATATTTATATGAAAAAGGTTATCCACGAATTGCAGTAAGAACAGGACAACAAGGAGTAAATGTAGTAGAATTTTTCTTATATCCAAACGGCGATATAAAGGATTTAAAAATTATTAATTCTTCTAGTTATGCTACTTTAGATAAAAATACCATAGAAACAATTGAGATTGCATATAAAGATTATCCAAGGCCAAAAGAAGTTACAAAGATTAGAATCTATGTATATTATAGACTTTATTAA
- the hemL gene encoding glutamate-1-semialdehyde 2,1-aminomutase — MFDKSITAYEEAKKVIPGGVDSPVRAFKSVGGTPPFIQKGEGAYLYDIDGNKYLDFVQSWGPLIFGHCDKDIEQAVIATAKNGLSFGAPTILETELANEIVEMYDNIDKVRFVSSGTEAVMSAIRLARGVTSKNDIVKFEGCYHGHSDSLLVQAGSGMATFGSPSSPGVPADLTKHTLLCEYNNIENLRKCFKDSSDIACIIIEPIAGNMGLVPATQEFLDECRKLCDENGALLIFDEVMSGFRASLTGAHGVVNTKADIVTFGKVIGAGMPVGAFASSKEIMGHLSPDGAVYQAGTLSGNPVAMAAGLVSLRKLKANKEIYETLSLKALRLVNGLKEVATKNGINLQVNTRGSMFGFFFCDKEPKNFKEVGTCDFAKFGKFHNEMLKKGFYFACSQYEAGFISTVITDEMIDECINAANEVMSNL, encoded by the coding sequence ATGTTTGATAAGTCAATAACTGCATATGAAGAAGCAAAAAAAGTAATTCCAGGTGGGGTAGATTCTCCTGTAAGAGCCTTTAAAAGTGTAGGGGGAACACCACCATTTATTCAAAAAGGGGAGGGTGCTTATCTTTATGATATAGATGGAAATAAATATTTAGATTTTGTTCAAAGCTGGGGACCATTGATTTTTGGTCATTGTGATAAAGATATTGAGCAAGCAGTTATTGCAACAGCAAAAAATGGTTTAAGTTTTGGAGCACCAACTATATTAGAAACTGAACTTGCAAATGAAATTGTTGAGATGTATGATAATATTGATAAAGTAAGATTTGTAAGTTCAGGAACAGAAGCTGTAATGAGTGCTATTAGATTAGCAAGGGGAGTTACTTCAAAAAATGATATTGTAAAATTTGAAGGATGTTACCATGGACACTCTGATTCTTTACTTGTTCAAGCAGGTTCAGGGATGGCTACATTTGGAAGTCCTAGTTCTCCTGGTGTTCCAGCAGATTTAACAAAACACACTTTACTTTGTGAATATAATAATATTGAAAATTTAAGAAAGTGTTTTAAAGATAGTTCAGATATTGCTTGTATAATAATTGAGCCAATTGCTGGAAATATGGGATTAGTACCTGCAACTCAAGAGTTTTTAGATGAGTGTAGAAAACTTTGTGATGAAAATGGTGCTCTTTTAATTTTTGATGAAGTTATGAGTGGCTTTAGAGCAAGTTTAACAGGAGCTCATGGAGTAGTAAACACAAAAGCTGATATTGTAACTTTTGGAAAAGTAATTGGTGCTGGTATGCCTGTTGGTGCTTTTGCTTCTTCAAAAGAGATTATGGGGCATTTAAGTCCAGATGGGGCAGTTTATCAAGCAGGAACTTTAAGTGGAAATCCAGTTGCTATGGCAGCAGGACTTGTAAGTCTTAGAAAACTAAAAGCAAATAAAGAGATTTATGAAACTCTTTCTTTAAAAGCATTAAGATTAGTTAATGGTTTAAAAGAAGTTGCAACAAAAAATGGTATAAATTTACAAGTAAATACAAGAGGGTCTATGTTTGGATTTTTCTTTTGTGATAAAGAACCAAAAAACTTTAAAGAAGTTGGAACTTGTGATTTTGCTAAGTTTGGAAAGTTTCATAATGAAATGCTTAAAAAAGGTTTTTATTTTGCTTGTTCACAATATGAAGCAGGATTTATTTCAACAGTAATAACTGATGAGATGATTGATGAGTGTATAAATGCTGCAAATGAAGTTATGTCAAATTTATAA
- the ppnP gene encoding pyrimidine/purine nucleoside phosphorylase, giving the protein MQSFKNVELIKKANVYFGGNVTSRSFVDENGESKSLGIMLVGEYKFGTNAAELMEIIDGEVEVRLDGSQEWKTYGANSSFSVPANSSFDIKVKTITDYCCSYIK; this is encoded by the coding sequence ATGCAATCATTTAAAAATGTAGAGTTAATTAAAAAAGCAAATGTTTACTTTGGTGGTAATGTTACAAGTAGATCATTTGTGGATGAAAATGGTGAAAGTAAATCATTAGGTATTATGTTAGTAGGTGAATATAAGTTTGGAACAAATGCTGCTGAGCTTATGGAGATAATTGATGGTGAAGTTGAAGTAAGACTTGATGGAAGCCAAGAGTGGAAAACTTATGGTGCAAATAGCTCTTTTAGTGTTCCTGCTAATTCAAGTTTTGATATAAAAGTAAAAACAATAACTGATTATTGTTGTTCATATATTAAATAG
- a CDS encoding AtpZ/AtpI family protein, with amino-acid sequence MEEKEPKHQGKIRALDNLSLGISIVAAILIGVAIGMGLRHLFGYNWLLWLGIAWGIAAAGLNIYKAFRRAQKEFEGLENDPRYAHRAKYGDNKYNDDDD; translated from the coding sequence ATGGAAGAAAAAGAACCTAAACATCAAGGTAAAATTAGAGCTTTAGATAATTTATCTTTAGGTATTTCAATTGTTGCAGCTATTTTAATTGGGGTAGCTATTGGAATGGGATTAAGACATCTATTTGGATACAATTGGTTATTATGGCTTGGAATTGCTTGGGGAATAGCAGCTGCTGGATTAAATATTTATAAAGCTTTTAGAAGAGCTCAAAAAGAGTTTGAAGGTTTAGAAAATGATCCAAGATATGCCCATAGGGCAAAATATGGTGATAACAAATATAATGATGACGATGATTAA